In Monodelphis domestica isolate mMonDom1 chromosome 3, mMonDom1.pri, whole genome shotgun sequence, the following proteins share a genomic window:
- the ELAC1 gene encoding zinc phosphodiesterase ELAC protein 1: MSMDVTFLGTGSAYPSPTRGASAIALRFEGACWLFDCGEGTQTQFMKSQLKAGRITKIFITHLHGDHFFGLPGLLCTISLQNSSSASKTPMEIYGPVGLRNFIWKTMELSHSELTFPYIVHELVPTEDQCPPGELKDFSSLDKMDSIPKEIQGRTILLDSAEESYVLVNDEQFLVKAFRLFHRIPSFGFSVAEKERPGRLNAQKLKDLGVPPGPAYGKLKNGVTVVLENGVKVSPQDVLEKPIPGRKICILGDCSGVVGDGGVKLCFEADLLVHEATLDNAHMDKAKEYGHSTPQMAAEFAKMCKVKKLVLTHFSQRYKPHLLSGEGEADDIRELKKQAESVLDFQEVTLAEDFMVIDIPKKKTISIT; the protein is encoded by the exons ATGTCCATGGATGTGACCTTCCTAGGGACGGGCTCTGCCTACCCGTCCCCCACCCGAGGGGCCTCAGCCATAGCTCTCCGATTCGAAGGTGCCTGCTGGCTGTTTGACTGTGGAGAAGGGACGCAGACACAGTTCATGAAAAGCCAGCTGAAAGCAG GGAGAATTACAAAGATCTTCATAACTCACCTTCATGGGGACCACTTCTTTGGCCTTCCTGGTCTTCTTTGCACCATCAGTCTCCAGAACAGTTCCAGTGCTTCCAAAACCCCCATGGAAATCTATGGGCCTGTTGGGCTTCGGAACTTCATCTGGAAGACTATGGAACTCTCTCACTCAGAGTTGACATTCCCCTACATTGTCCATGAGTTGGTGCCCACAGAAGATCAGTGCCCTCCTGGAGAATTAAAAGATTTCTCTTCCCTGGATAAAATGGACAGCATTCCCAAAGAGATCCAAGGGAGGACTATCCTTTTAGACTCAGCTGAAGAATCTTATGTACTGGTCAACGATGAGCAATTTCTTGTAAAAGCATTTCGTCTCTTCCATCGCATTCCATCCTTTGGTTTCTCTGTGGCAGAGAAGGAACGCCCAGGTAGACTCAATGCACAGAAACTAAAAGACCTTG GTGTGCCGCCAGGTCCTGCCTACGGGAAACTGAAAAATGGAGTTACTGTCGTTTTGGAAAATGGAGTGAAAGTTTCTCCCCAAGATGTCTTAGAAAAGCCTATTCCTGGAAGAAAAATCTGTATTTTGGGTGACTGCTCTGGAGTTGTAGGTGACGGAGGAGTGAAACTATGCTTTGAGGCTGACCTTTTGGTCCATGAAGCCACTTTAGATAATGCTCACATGGACAAAGCGAAAGAATATGGTCACAGCACCCCACAAATGGCAGCAGAGTTCGCAAAGATGTGCAAAGTCAAGAAACTGGTACTCACTCACTTCAGTCAGAGGTACAAACCACATCTCTTGTCTGGAGAGGGAGAAGCAGATGATATTAGAGAATTAAAAAAGCAAGCAGAATCTGTATTGGATTTCCAAGAAGTGACTTTAGCAGAGGATTTTATGGTGATTGACAttccaaagaaaaaaactatCAGCATTACCTGA